A window from Suncus etruscus isolate mSunEtr1 chromosome 18, mSunEtr1.pri.cur, whole genome shotgun sequence encodes these proteins:
- the LOC125996129 gene encoding histone H2A.J-like, with amino-acid sequence MSGRGKQQGGKVRAKPRSRSSRAGLQFPVGRLHRLLRKGNYVDRIGAGAPVYLAAVLEYLTAEILELAGNASRDNKKTRIIPRHLQLAIRNDEELNKLLGGVTIAQGGVLPNIQAVLLPKKTESQKSQSK; translated from the coding sequence ATGTCCGGACGTGGGAAGCAGCAAGGAGGTAAGGTACGCGCCAAACCCAGGTCCCGCTCATCCAGGGCGGGTTTGCAGTTTCCTGTGGGTCGGCTCCACCGCCTGCTCCGTAAGGGCAACTATGTGGATCGCATCGGGGCCGGGGCCCCGGTGTACCTGGCGGCTGTGCTGGAGTATCTGACAGCTGAGATCCTGGAGCTGGCAGGGAACGCCTCGAGGGATAATAAGAAGACGCGCATCATCCCGCGCCATTTGCAGCTGGCCATCAGGAACGACGAGGAGCTCAACAAGCTGCTGGGAGGGGTGACTATCGCGCAGGGCGGCGTCCTGCCCAATATCCAGGCCGTGTTGCTGCCCAAGAAGACCGAGAGTCAGAAGTCACAAAGTAAATGA
- the LOC125995845 gene encoding histone H2B type 1-A — MRPELSTKKAVISKKGFKKAAIKAEKKEGKKPKRSRKESYSIYIFKVLKQVHPDTGISSRAMSIMNSLVSDIFERIAGEASRLTHYNRRSTITSREVQTAVRLLLPGELAKHAVSEGTKAVTKYASSK; from the coding sequence ATGAGGCCCGAGCTGTCTACCAAGAAAGCTGTGATCTCCAAGAAGGGCTTTAAAAAAGCTGCCATCAAGGctgagaagaaggaagggaagaagccCAAGAGAAGCCGCAAAGAGAGTTATTCCATCTACATCTTCAAGGTGCTCAAGCAAGTGCACCCCGACACGGGCATCTCGTCCAGGGCCATGAGCATCATGAATTCTTTAGTCTCGGATATCTTCGAGCGCATCGCAGGCGAGGCCTCCCGCTTGACTCATTATAACCGACGCTCCACCATCACCTCCCGGGAGGTCCAGACTGCTGTCCGGTTGCTGCTCCCCGGGGAACTGGCCAAGCATGCCGTGTCCGAGGGCACCAAGGCGGTCACCAAGTATGCCAGCTCCAAGTAA